In the Vitis vinifera cultivar Pinot Noir 40024 chromosome 2, ASM3070453v1 genome, one interval contains:
- the LOC132254755 gene encoding uncharacterized protein LOC132254755, whose translation MTSLLGWCMYFDGVANQLGYGIGVLLVSPQGDHITRSVRLTFPDRHPTTNNIVEYEACIIGLETALELGIRQMEVFGDSNLVFKQIQGDWKTRDVKLRSYHTHLELLVARFDDLRYVHLPRVQNRFVDVLATLASSVDISIDVVVRPLLIELRFAPTYCCLIGEIEVQDDLPWYHDIYQFLRSDTYLEVATTKDRRALRQLATRFVICGDTLYRRSVDGATPSSLVYGMETVLPVKIEMGSLRVALKQQISEIEWAQAQFDQLNLLDEKRLRAADHVQAYQRKMACAFRKWVKPRPL comes from the exons ATGACTAGCTTATTAGGATGGTgcatgtacttcgatggtgTAGCCAATCAGTTagggtatgggataggtgttTTGTTAGTATCCCCTCAGGGTGATCATATTACGAGGTCTGTTCGTTTGACATTTCCTGATCGACATCCTACCACGAATAAtatagttgagtatgaggcttgtatcatTGGTTTAGAGACTGCATTGGAGCTTGGCATTAGACAAATGGAGgtatttggtgactccaatctggtattcaAGCAGATTCAGGGAGATTGGAAAACTAGGGATGTGAAGCTTAGGTCGTATCACACTCATTTGGAGTTACTGGTTGCgagatttgatgacttgagatatgttcatcTACCTAGAGTACAAAACCGGTTTGTTGACGtcttagctactctagcttcttCTGTAGACATTTCGATTGATGTGGTTGTACGTCCATTACTGATTGAGTTGAGGTTTGCACCTACCTACTGTTGTTTGATAGGAGAGATAGAGGTCCAGGATgatctaccttggtatcatgacatttatcagttTCTTAGATCTGACACATATCTTGAGGTAGCCACAACCAAGGATCGGAGAGCTCTAAGGCAGTTggccactagatttgtgatttgtggagaTACCTTATACAGGCGATCAGTTGATG GAGCTACACCTTCCTCTTTAGTGTATGGCATGGAGACTGTTTTGCCAGTTAAGAtagagatgggttcattgagagtagctCTCAAGCAGCAGATTTCTGAGATAGAGTGGGCTCAGGCTCAatttgatcagcttaaccttttagatgagaagagattgagagcagcGGATCATGTTCAGGCTtatcagagaaagatggcttGTGCCTTCAGGAAATGggttaagcctagaccattaTAG